The following are encoded together in the Oncorhynchus clarkii lewisi isolate Uvic-CL-2024 chromosome 25, UVic_Ocla_1.0, whole genome shotgun sequence genome:
- the LOC139383687 gene encoding CLOCK-interacting pacemaker a isoform X2 produces the protein MSKPQSHRRPSSTMMYHLRASKPESERDSGFSDASSGYQNVMDQTDSGDMVRAQVQGPGPQVAVAGGSYPGLSPMIIMNNIVLNLPSPMSPVVKPWGFPSSLEILPQSQVVLLHPMVPNGSNNISNNISPKRSSDKHRDSKNNYLPILKSYPKIAPHPGESSSRRQGASSAERGSSTPGYHGRRNRWYRHHGDKLYSSHSPQPRPLTPLQTVATLEVVDKQTQLASSQKLPIPQFLGMPHSLGTEATAVVSNKCAPVSEASSCQGDNDRCQDALSTDNNKGKRFSNTYNILSNSGLLGITLRIKELIRQNRRTQGHLKQLQEQTDLFVEALGSGDPLVWTRLQLTLQLDTDPARAEEGQCQAMDPQVILA, from the exons ATGAGCAAACCACAGAGCCACAGGAGGCCCTCATCCACTATGATGTACCACCTGAGAGCATCTAAGCCAGAGTCTGAGAGGGACTCCGGTTTCTCAG ATGCCAGCTCTGGGTACCAGAATGTGATGGACCAAACTGACTCGGGGGACATGGTGAGGGCCCAGGTCCAGGGCCCAGGTCCCCAGGTGGCTGTAGCCGGAGGATCCTACCCTGGCCTCTCCCCCATGATCATCATGAACAACATAGTCCTGAATCTG CCAAGCCCAATGTCTCCAGTAGTAAAGCCCTGGGGCTTCCCTTCCTCCCTGGAGATTCTCCCCCAGTCCCAGGTGGTCCTCCTCCATCCCATGGTCCCCAACGGCAGCAACAACATCAGTAACAACATCTCTCCAAAGCGTTCCTCAGACAAGCACCGGGACTCAAAGAATAACTACCTGCCCATACTGAAATCTTATCCCAAAATCGCCCCTCACCCTGGGGAGAGCTCCTCCAGGAGGCAGGGGGCCTCTTCGGCCGAAAGAGGAAGTTCAACGCCTGGGTATCACGGGAGGCGTAACCGGTGGTATCGTCACCATGGCGACAAACTGTACAGCTCCCATAGCCCCCAGCCAAGGCCTCTGACACCCCTCCAAACAGTGGCCACCTTAGAGGTTGTTGACAAACAAACACAGCTGGCCAGCTCTCAGAAGCTGCCAATACCTCAGTTCCTAGGCATGCCTCACTCCCTGGGCACTGAGGCCACTGCTGTGGTCTCCAATAAATGTGCACCTGTGTCAGAGGCGAGCAGTTGCCAGGGCGACAACGACCGCTGCCAAGATGCCCTGTCCACAGACAACAACAAAGGTAAACGCTTCAGCAACACCTACAACATCCTCAGCAACTCTGGCCTGCTGGGCATAACGCTACGCATCAAGGAGCTGATCAGGCAGAACCGGCGCACCCAGGGCCATTTAAAGCAGCTGCAGGAGCAGACAGATCTGTTTGTGGAGGCCCTGGGCAGTGGTGACCCGCTGGTCTGGACAAGGCTCCAGCTGACCCTGCAGCTAGACACAGACCCTGCCAGGGCTGAGGAGGGGCAGTGTCAGGCCATGGATCCACAGGTTATCCTGGCATAA
- the LOC139383976 gene encoding palmitoyltransferase ZDHHC22: protein MIIRMFKLRLLNAVAPAYFFSATAVTFIFHFCFFIPTIFQSPGISLRASTVIHTAVFLYLMLNALGNYVMTIKYPAESANETVIPACSADCSDKIDAHYLLNGRHFCKLCKKVILRRDHHCFFTGNCIGNKNMRYFIMFCIYTSCTCLYSLVLGVAFLTVEYNISFENPLTFLTLLPLSTGYFFLGVISGLQFFLVLMLYVWLGIGLVCAGFCCQQVLLVARGQTYCQMKRGQLVESCSSWKDNLSDVFGSHWAVGLFLPVQTVEAFSGEVAAHHHKHD from the exons ATGATAATCAGGATGTTTAAATTAAGACTCCTCAACGCTGTCGCCCCAGCATACTTTTTCTCAGCCACAGCGGTAACCTTCATTTTTCACTTCTGCTTTTTCATCCCAACGATTTTTCAAAGCCCGGGCATCTCACTGAGAGCATCAACTGTGATTCACACCGCCGTTTTCCTATACCTGATGCTGAACGCTTTAGGTAACTATGTCATGACTATAAAGTACCCCGCTGAGAGCGCAAATGAGACCGTGATTCCTGCATGTTCGGCAGATTGCTCAGATAAAATAGACGCCCACTACCTCCTCAACGGTCGCCACTTCTGCAAACTCTGTAAGAAAGTCATACTCAGGAGGGACCACCACTGTTTTTTTACTGGAAACTGCATTGGCAACAAAAACATGCGATACTTCATCATGTTCTGCATATACACGTCATGCACTTGTTTGTACTCCTTGGTTCTTGGTGTGGCCTTTCTAACTGTGGAATACAACATCTCCTTTGAGAACCCATTGACTTTCCTCACCCTTCTGCCCCTCTCTACTGGTTACTTCTTCCTCG GAGTTATTTCAGGTCTGCAGTTCTTCCTGGTGTTGATGCTATATGTGTGGCTGGGCATCGGCTTGGTGTGTGCAGGATTCTGCTGTCAGCAGGTGCTGCTGGTAGCGCGGGGGCAGACCTACTGCCAGATGAAGCGAGGCCAGCTGGTGGAGAGCTGCAGCTCCTGGAAGGACAACCTGAGTGATGTGTTTGGCTCCCACTGGGCGGTGGGGCTTTTCCTGCCAGTACAGACAGTGGAGGCCTTTTCAGGAGAGGTCGCTGCCCACCACCATAAACATGACTGA
- the LOC139383687 gene encoding CLOCK-interacting pacemaker a isoform X1 — translation MTRSGHDSHGIFTVAVELLPQAVISLLPLQIFPKLLFKILAQKENKGGGVSINFLFCFVFLSFPDASSGYQNVMDQTDSGDMVRAQVQGPGPQVAVAGGSYPGLSPMIIMNNIVLNLPSPMSPVVKPWGFPSSLEILPQSQVVLLHPMVPNGSNNISNNISPKRSSDKHRDSKNNYLPILKSYPKIAPHPGESSSRRQGASSAERGSSTPGYHGRRNRWYRHHGDKLYSSHSPQPRPLTPLQTVATLEVVDKQTQLASSQKLPIPQFLGMPHSLGTEATAVVSNKCAPVSEASSCQGDNDRCQDALSTDNNKGKRFSNTYNILSNSGLLGITLRIKELIRQNRRTQGHLKQLQEQTDLFVEALGSGDPLVWTRLQLTLQLDTDPARAEEGQCQAMDPQVILA, via the exons ATGACTAGGTCAGGGCATGATTCCCATGGAATCTTTACTGTGGCTGTGGAGTTATTACCTCAAGCTGTTATCTCTCTGTTACCCTTGCAAATATTTCCAAAATTGCTCTTCAAGATCTTGGCACAAAAAGAAAACAAAGGCGGTGGTGTTTCTATtaactttttgttttgttttgtttttttatcctTTCCAGATGCCAGCTCTGGGTACCAGAATGTGATGGACCAAACTGACTCGGGGGACATGGTGAGGGCCCAGGTCCAGGGCCCAGGTCCCCAGGTGGCTGTAGCCGGAGGATCCTACCCTGGCCTCTCCCCCATGATCATCATGAACAACATAGTCCTGAATCTG CCAAGCCCAATGTCTCCAGTAGTAAAGCCCTGGGGCTTCCCTTCCTCCCTGGAGATTCTCCCCCAGTCCCAGGTGGTCCTCCTCCATCCCATGGTCCCCAACGGCAGCAACAACATCAGTAACAACATCTCTCCAAAGCGTTCCTCAGACAAGCACCGGGACTCAAAGAATAACTACCTGCCCATACTGAAATCTTATCCCAAAATCGCCCCTCACCCTGGGGAGAGCTCCTCCAGGAGGCAGGGGGCCTCTTCGGCCGAAAGAGGAAGTTCAACGCCTGGGTATCACGGGAGGCGTAACCGGTGGTATCGTCACCATGGCGACAAACTGTACAGCTCCCATAGCCCCCAGCCAAGGCCTCTGACACCCCTCCAAACAGTGGCCACCTTAGAGGTTGTTGACAAACAAACACAGCTGGCCAGCTCTCAGAAGCTGCCAATACCTCAGTTCCTAGGCATGCCTCACTCCCTGGGCACTGAGGCCACTGCTGTGGTCTCCAATAAATGTGCACCTGTGTCAGAGGCGAGCAGTTGCCAGGGCGACAACGACCGCTGCCAAGATGCCCTGTCCACAGACAACAACAAAGGTAAACGCTTCAGCAACACCTACAACATCCTCAGCAACTCTGGCCTGCTGGGCATAACGCTACGCATCAAGGAGCTGATCAGGCAGAACCGGCGCACCCAGGGCCATTTAAAGCAGCTGCAGGAGCAGACAGATCTGTTTGTGGAGGCCCTGGGCAGTGGTGACCCGCTGGTCTGGACAAGGCTCCAGCTGACCCTGCAGCTAGACACAGACCCTGCCAGGGCTGAGGAGGGGCAGTGTCAGGCCATGGATCCACAGGTTATCCTGGCATAA